The DNA region ATGATAGATATTCAATTTTGAATCCTTCTAATATCAAACGAAATATTATTTTAAAACGATTCTCCAAACACTTCCTTAAAAATTTCTGGAAGGATTTCTCCCGCTTCCCCAGCAAAATGAAGTTCTATAGAAGGAGTGAGGGAAGTGGATTCTGGATTGATTTCGATCCCAAGAGCTCTGTTACGAATGGCAGTTAAAGCTAAGTTGGCTGGAACCGATACATTCGCACTGGTTCCCACAACAAAAACAACTTGAGCTTCTTTACTTTGTTCCCAGGCCTTCGTGAGGAGTTGATTGTCATAACTTTCCCCAAACCAAACTATGTCTGGCCTTAATAGTGATTCACAAGCAGGACAAAATTTTAGTCCAGATTGGTTCATCCCATCTTCACTCAAAGTATATTTTTCACGACAAACCGTACACTTCGCACGATAAATATTGCCATGAATTTCCAAAAGATTTTTACTTCCTGCCCGAGGATGGAGTCCATCCACATTTTGAGTGATTAGATTTACAGTTTTTGAAAATGATTGCCAATTCGCTATAGTTAGGTGGCCTTCATTTGGTTTGGCTTCTGAACAAATCTTACGCCGATAGTCATACCATTCCCAAACCACTTCGGGTTGTTTGGCAAAAGCTTCGGGTGTGGCGAGATCTTCTGCTTTGAACTTTTTCCAATACCCTCCTTCCCCGCGAAATGTTGGGATTCCACTTTCGCTAGAAATACCAGCTCCTGTCAGAAACAAAATATTACGAGCAGAACGGATTCGATGGATCACATCGGGAGTGAGGAGATTCATTTATTAGATCATTCTATTCAAATAGGTAAAAAATTAAATCGGAAAAAAATCTGGAAATAGAAAACTGGTAGTCAATGGCCAATCATTGGGAAGAAGTCCAAAAAAAACTAGATTCCATCCATGAAAAACAATTGTTTCGGGAAACTCGTAATTACGAAGGAATTGATTTTTGTTCTAACGATTATATGGGTATGGCAACTAATCCCAGTATGTTGGAGTTTTTCCAATCAAAAAAGGATATTTATCCGTTTGGATCCACGGCCGCCCGTTTGGTTCGAGGAAATACCAAGTCAATGGACAAGTTTGAGTCAGAGTTTGCTCATTTTGTGGAAGGGGAGGCGGCACTTCTCGTTTCCACGGGGTTTACTGCGAATTTTGGCCTTTTGGATTCCATTGCTGCTCCCGACTGTTATCTGTTTACTGATCGTTTGAACCACGCATCCATTTTAGATGGGATTCGTATTTCTGGTGCACATAAAAAATATTATCATCATTTGGATATGAATCACCTTCGCAGTTTATTGGAAAAAGCAGATATAGATGATCCAGAACGTAAAAAAAAGCGAATTGTGGTGACGGAAACTTTATTTAGCATGGATGGCGATTCTCCTGATTTAAAAACCTTACTTTCCTTAAAGAGAGAATTTGGATTTGTTCTTGTTTTGGATGAAGCCCATGCCTTTGGGATTTATGGTGCGAATGGGAAGGGGCTTGTCTTTCAGGATTTAAGTCTATCAGAAATCCAGTCCATTGATTACCGAGTGTACACTTTAGGAAAGTCTCTGGGACTAGAAGGTGGAATCATTGTCACAAAAAAAATTGGCCGTGACCACTTAGTAAATGTAATGCGGTCATTTATTTTTTCTACGGCACCACTTCCTATGGTTTCGGAACTTGCTTCCCATTCTTTGAAACTCCTTAGTTCGATGGACAAAGAAAGAGAAAATTTATGCGAGATGGCTGAAACACTTAAAAATTCTTTGAAATCCAATGGATTTATCATCACTGCCTCTACTTCCCATATTGTTCCCCTATTGCTTGAAACAGAAAAAGAAGCCTTGTTTTATGCCAAAACCTTACAAGAAAAAGGATTGGATGTCCGTGCGATTCGTCCTCCCACAGTTCCAAGCCCTAGGTTACGAATCAGTTTGAACGCTAAGTTAAAGTTAGGTGATATTCAAGTTTTGGTAGAAACACTGGTTTTAGTTAGAGAGAAGTGGATTTCTCTCTAACTATTTGATTGGTTGTCGCTTTTTGAAAAGAAATTTGTTTAAGATTCTTCTTCGAATTTACGGATTTTGTTTTTGATTTCGTCTGTTGTGGATTTGAGATTTTCTGTTTTGGTTTCTTTCTCTGTTACGAAAGTGTGTCTCTTTTTTTTGGTTCCATATTTGTAGATTCCAAAAAGTCCAAGAACTCCAATGGCAAACAAAGTAAAGTTGATCCAGGTTCCATCAGGTTGCGCCAGAATTTTTGGTCCAAATCCATACACAATGGAATCCACCATTCCTTGGTTTCCATTTTCCTGAAACATCACAACAATGGGGTCTTGTAATACAGAATCTCCAAAACCGTTCTCCATCTTAGAAATGATTTCCTCTTCCTTCATCCCATCTTTGATTCGATTTTCAATAAAGGTTTTAAGATAACTAGACGCAGCACACATGTTAAATGAACATGATTGGATGGGTAAACTTGGTAAACAGATACAACGAATTTGTTCCGTCACTTTTAAGAAGGTTTGGATTTGCCCATCCTCTTTTAAATTGGTGGTAGTTTTTTGTGCGAATAGTACTGCCGGAAACAAAAAACAATATCCAACCAAAGTAAGATGGAATAGGGATCGTTTTAAGATCTGTAACTTAGTTTTTTGTTGGATCTTCTTCAAAACAAATTCGGATGTTTCCGATCCAAACAGACTGGACGGGGTATTATTTGGAATTGTAATATCCATTTTAACCAACCGCCTTCTTTGTCTTTTCGCCAATCGGTAGTAGTAAAAAGATTCCAGTTAAGAAATAAAGTAACGATCCTACCCAAATCAGTTTTACAAGAGGGTTCACCCATACTTCCAAGTTGGCTACGATTTGTCTTGGAAAGTTAAGAAAGAATTTGAGTTTGTCCATCTCACTTCCTGGAGTGAAGTAATACTGCATAAACATCAAAGGAAGATCCGGATTCTCTGATTTTAGATCCGAAGTTTCAATGGCACCCAGTTGTATATAAAAATCTTCTTTGGCCATAGAAAGAATGGCAGGTTCACTAGTGGGAATATGTGTTTCGAAATCTCCTGTTAGGTGAGAGATCTGTGGATAAAATCTACGTTCAGTGACTAAATCGGAAAGTTTGTCAGTCCCACGAAAGATAGAATAAGTTCCTTCCTGGGCAACAATTACGTTTTGGATGTTTGGCTCTCCACCAAGTCCCGATATCAATACTGGTTTTAGTTTAAGAGTGGAGGCTTCAATTTGGTATCCACCAATCATTGCTTTGTCAATGGACTGGTAGACAATTTCTTCAGACGTCGGTGGTTGGAGTTCATAAAAGAAACGAACCGATGTATTGATTTTAAATGCATTCCCTGCATATCCAATAAAGATAAGCACTAGTGAAAAATGCACTAGGTATCCGCCATACCGCCGTTTGTTTTTGAGTAACATTCGGTATCCAGCTACAAAGAAATTTTCGTTTGTAAATTCTTCGCGGCGGGCTCTGATCCCTCGGTAGTATTCTTGGATGATCCCGGAAATGGTAAATACTCCAATGGTGACTGTGAGAACCGAATAGACCTCGGCTAAAACATCTCCATACTTACTATCTGGTTTTGTAAAGTTTTGAGAATAAAAAAGAATGTAGAGTCCACCGCCGACAAGTCCGGCGATAAAAGGTTTGAGAAGGGTGGAAAAAAAGACTGCTCCTGCTCCCTTTCTCCAAGCAAGTAGTGGTGCCGCTCCCATCAGAAGCAAAAGAAAAATCCCAGCAGGAACACCCCAGGAATTAAACCATGGAGCTTTAAATTCTTTTCCATACAAAAGAGGAGAAAAGACACCGAGCAATATGGCTGCGGTCGAAAGAACCAGTAAAAAGTTATTCAAAAGAAAACTTCCTTCTTTGGAAGTGATGGCTTCTAAGTTCCTTTCTGGTGTTAGGTGTTTTCTTCGATAAATGACAAAACCTGTAAAAAATAGAAAACTACCAATGATATAAATGATAAATGGAGTTCCAATGGTTGATTTGGAAAAACTATGTGGTCCTTCCAAAACTCCTGAACGTGTGATCCAGGTTCCAAGCAAACTAAAATGGAATGCAAGGATCACAAGTAACATGTTCCAAAACTTCAACATCCCTCTACGTTCTTGGATCACAACAGAATGCACAAAAGCACTGGTAAGAAGCCATGGCATAAGGGATGCATTTTCGACTGGATCCCAAGCCCAATACCCACCCCAACCTAACTCTTCATAGGCCCACTTTGATCCGAGTAAAATCCCTGTTCCGAGAAAAAACCAAGAAAACAAAGTCCATTTACGAATGAACTTCATCCAATCTTCCGAGAGTTGTCCTGATACAAGAGCAGACATCGCAATGGCAAAAGGAATCGAGATACTCACATAACCAATATAAAGGATCGGAGGATGAATGATCATCGCCCAGTGTTGGAGGAGGGGATTGAGCCCCCGACCCGCTGCCGCTTCTGGAACAAATTCACGAAACGGTTGGGCATCTCCATAAAATACAGCTAGGAAAGAAAAAAATCCAGAAAGAACTGCGAGGATTAGATTCATCATGGGGATTCGATCTTCAATGGATTTACGAGTTTGCCATAACACAATGAAGGTGAATACGCTAAGAATCAAATTCCAAAACAACAAACTTCCCGACGATCCAGACCAAATGGATGTCATTTTGTAAAATAGCGGTAAGTGTTCGCTGGAATGCATGACCACATAATAGTTGCTATAGTCTGATCTTACGAGTTGTGTGAGTAAAACTGTAAAGGTGAGGACAATGACAAATGGATTTGTCATTAGAGCCAAACGACCGAGTTCGATCGCTTTTCGTTCTTGTTTATAGATTCCGTAGATGGTTTGTAATGCGGAAAAAGTTAAAATGGCTAGAGAGGCTGCGAGAAGGATGGTTCCTAAATTGTTCATTGTTCCTCAGCGTATCCCGCTTCATATTTGGAGGCACATTTTGCTTCCACGTGACTCGCAACAAGAACCCCATGGTCTAACTTTCCATCCACACGGGCTCTAGCTCCTTCTTTAAAAGCATCTGGCAAAAGAGTGGCTCCGGTGAAATGGACAGGGATGATTTGATCATTCAGTTCCAAATCAAATTTTGCTTTTTTCCCTTCGCGGACAAGGCTCCCTACCCGAACAAATCCTCGTACACGAAGATTTTGATCAGAATATTTGGTAGGATTTGCTGCCAGTTCCGACGCATCCAAAAGTAGATACGAGGTTTCTTGGGAGGAGAAAAAAGCGATCCCTCCGAGAGAGAGTCCGATGAGAAATAAAAGAGTTAAAAACTTACGATTCATAATCCATTCTTTAGACGGTTTCCCGTCTTTCCTCTAACCTCTCTGATTGCAGGTTTCGGTCAAACAAAAAGGTCTTAAAAATGGGAGGGATTTGGAAGGGTTATAAATAGGATTTCGCGCGGTATACTAAGTATCCTACCCATTCTTTGATGGCCATCGTCGTTTGTTCTAAAAATCCCGCCGAAGGAATGTAAAGTTCAAAGGCCCCTGAGCTTAAGTTGGTGGCACGGTAGTCTGTGGGATAGGGCACAAAAGAGATCTCTTGTTTCTGAAAACAACCGGCGGCACGTTTCATATGGAAGGCAGAAGTCACAAGGATTGCGGATTCTATCTTTTTTTCTTGGAGAATCTTTTTTGTTTCTACTGCATTCTCATAAGTATTTCTCGAATTATTTTCCCAGATTAAGTCTTTTTCCGGAACTCCTAAATCCAAAAACAATTCTTTGGCTAAGTCTGCTTCACGGTATGTATTTGCAAATAGAAGTCCCGACCCACCAGTAAATAGAATTTTTTTTACTTTCCCTGCTTTGTATATTCGCACAGCGTCTGTTAGTCTGTCTGCTGAGTCAGAAAGTTCCGGTCTTCCAGGATGAGCCGAAATAGTTTGGATCATCCCACCTAACACGATCGCTACGTCTGAATTAGGAAGACTGGATATGGAAACCGGTGGATAATCTTTTTCCAGAGATTGGGTTAAAAAGTTTGCTACATAAACATTGGATGCCAAATACAAAAACAAAACGATTTGAAATAGTTTATACTTTCCATGTCCCGATTTGGTTTGTAAGATGAGAATGAACGCTAAAAGAAAAAATACAGGTAGAGGATAGAGTAGGATTGTCCCAAGTTTGGAAAGGGTAAAAAATATTGAATCCATTGGTGATAGGATTTTTAGATCTTAAAAATCTTACCAGTCTAAATCGGGGCCGAGAACCCCAATCCCACTACCCCAATATTGAGATGGGTGCGGGTAACGAACGGAAATGCCTAAAGGAGAACGAGAATACTTCCAGTCGCGTGCAATTTGTTTTCGCCTTTGGATCTGTTCTTCGGGAACAGAGGTTTCCATTGTGTTTAGATACTGTTTGGTGAGTTCCACCCATTCTTTGATGGCAGCAGGGTTTTGTTTTTTTAGGTCTTGGATGAGAATCCTAAGTTCGAATTCTGCATCTTCCCTTAGGTCACGTGCAATTTCCGAAACTTCTGCATTGGCACCAAAGACAGTTTCGTTCCCTTCCGTACGATCTACCGTTTCTCGCCATTTTGCATAGGCAATCATTAGATCTTTTGTCTCATCATACCTAAACATAATAAAAGAAGGATCGTTCCTAATTCTAAAAAAGGCAATCGAAAATTCCCAACACAGGAAGTTTGTTTCCGTCTAATCCTCGTGAAGTTTCTATCTTTCCTTTTGTTCGTAGTCTTTTTTTCGCTCTCCTGTTTTACCGATGCGAGTGTTCGTAAATCTCATCATACAGAGAACGGATTCAAAAATCCAAACCCTAACTTTGAAACCAAAGGCCTTTGGAATGTAATCGTTTGGCAATTCCAAAGGTTCCAATTACCGAATAGTTTGGATCCGGCCGACTATCCCCCGTTTCCCGTTGTTGGAAATGACGGTGTCGAATTAAAGAACAATACGTCCAAACTTTCAGTCACTTGGGTGGGACATGCGACAACCCTCATTCAGATTGATGGAGTGAATATCCTAACAGATCCTATTTGGAGCGAAAGATGTTCCCCTGTGAGTTTTGTTGGTCC from Leptospira noumeaensis includes:
- a CDS encoding SIR2 family NAD-dependent protein deacylase codes for the protein MNLLTPDVIHRIRSARNILFLTGAGISSESGIPTFRGEGGYWKKFKAEDLATPEAFAKQPEVVWEWYDYRRKICSEAKPNEGHLTIANWQSFSKTVNLITQNVDGLHPRAGSKNLLEIHGNIYRAKCTVCREKYTLSEDGMNQSGLKFCPACESLLRPDIVWFGESYDNQLLTKAWEQSKEAQVVFVVGTSANVSVPANLALTAIRNRALGIEINPESTSLTPSIELHFAGEAGEILPEIFKEVFGESF
- a CDS encoding cytochrome c-type biogenesis protein CcmH, with product MDITIPNNTPSSLFGSETSEFVLKKIQQKTKLQILKRSLFHLTLVGYCFLFPAVLFAQKTTTNLKEDGQIQTFLKVTEQIRCICLPSLPIQSCSFNMCAASSYLKTFIENRIKDGMKEEEIISKMENGFGDSVLQDPIVVMFQENGNQGMVDSIVYGFGPKILAQPDGTWINFTLFAIGVLGLFGIYKYGTKKKRHTFVTEKETKTENLKSTTDEIKNKIRKFEEES
- a CDS encoding YdcF family protein; translated protein: MDSIFFTLSKLGTILLYPLPVFFLLAFILILQTKSGHGKYKLFQIVLFLYLASNVYVANFLTQSLEKDYPPVSISSLPNSDVAIVLGGMIQTISAHPGRPELSDSADRLTDAVRIYKAGKVKKILFTGGSGLLFANTYREADLAKELFLDLGVPEKDLIWENNSRNTYENAVETKKILQEKKIESAILVTSAFHMKRAAGCFQKQEISFVPYPTDYRATNLSSGAFELYIPSAGFLEQTTMAIKEWVGYLVYRAKSYL
- a CDS encoding aminotransferase class I/II-fold pyridoxal phosphate-dependent enzyme — protein: MANHWEEVQKKLDSIHEKQLFRETRNYEGIDFCSNDYMGMATNPSMLEFFQSKKDIYPFGSTAARLVRGNTKSMDKFESEFAHFVEGEAALLVSTGFTANFGLLDSIAAPDCYLFTDRLNHASILDGIRISGAHKKYYHHLDMNHLRSLLEKADIDDPERKKKRIVVTETLFSMDGDSPDLKTLLSLKREFGFVLVLDEAHAFGIYGANGKGLVFQDLSLSEIQSIDYRVYTLGKSLGLEGGIIVTKKIGRDHLVNVMRSFIFSTAPLPMVSELASHSLKLLSSMDKERENLCEMAETLKNSLKSNGFIITASTSHIVPLLLETEKEALFYAKTLQEKGLDVRAIRPPTVPSPRLRISLNAKLKLGDIQVLVETLVLVREKWISL
- a CDS encoding heme lyase CcmF/NrfE family subunit, whose protein sequence is MNNLGTILLAASLAILTFSALQTIYGIYKQERKAIELGRLALMTNPFVIVLTFTVLLTQLVRSDYSNYYVVMHSSEHLPLFYKMTSIWSGSSGSLLFWNLILSVFTFIVLWQTRKSIEDRIPMMNLILAVLSGFFSFLAVFYGDAQPFREFVPEAAAGRGLNPLLQHWAMIIHPPILYIGYVSISIPFAIAMSALVSGQLSEDWMKFIRKWTLFSWFFLGTGILLGSKWAYEELGWGGYWAWDPVENASLMPWLLTSAFVHSVVIQERRGMLKFWNMLLVILAFHFSLLGTWITRSGVLEGPHSFSKSTIGTPFIIYIIGSFLFFTGFVIYRRKHLTPERNLEAITSKEGSFLLNNFLLVLSTAAILLGVFSPLLYGKEFKAPWFNSWGVPAGIFLLLLMGAAPLLAWRKGAGAVFFSTLLKPFIAGLVGGGLYILFYSQNFTKPDSKYGDVLAEVYSVLTVTIGVFTISGIIQEYYRGIRARREEFTNENFFVAGYRMLLKNKRRYGGYLVHFSLVLIFIGYAGNAFKINTSVRFFYELQPPTSEEIVYQSIDKAMIGGYQIEASTLKLKPVLISGLGGEPNIQNVIVAQEGTYSIFRGTDKLSDLVTERRFYPQISHLTGDFETHIPTSEPAILSMAKEDFYIQLGAIETSDLKSENPDLPLMFMQYYFTPGSEMDKLKFFLNFPRQIVANLEVWVNPLVKLIWVGSLLYFLTGIFLLLPIGEKTKKAVG
- a CDS encoding cytochrome c maturation protein CcmE; protein product: MNRKFLTLLFLIGLSLGGIAFFSSQETSYLLLDASELAANPTKYSDQNLRVRGFVRVGSLVREGKKAKFDLELNDQIIPVHFTGATLLPDAFKEGARARVDGKLDHGVLVASHVEAKCASKYEAGYAEEQ